The genomic interval GTAGCCCCGGGTTACGTCCCGGGGAGGGCGACAAACCGTGGAATCGCATCGGGACGTAACCCGATGCTACCGTCTACTGATTTTGCGATATTCAAAATCTCCCCCTGTGGGTCGGGACGACACCACTTCCAAATTATGCGAAAGCGACTGACTACCGTCTCCGCTTTCCAAAGCCACCAAAACTCTTTTTTGACCCACCAAATGAAGACTTGTTGGACGAACCAAAGCCCTGTCGTTTGGGAGCGGGAGCTGGTGCGACCTGACTTGGTTTTGGAGCGGCTGGTGTCGAAGGTTTGCCAAAGCCTCCTGCGGTCCTGCCGGGATTTTGAGCCTTGAACTGTGTTGATTTGATCTGATTCAGTGATTTTGGTGGAACCTGTTTGAAATTGTTGGAACTCACAGATTTCCCGGTGCTGGTTTTTGCCGCGGTGTTTGATGCTTGTGCCGGAGTGGTTGAAGATGTCACCGCGGAACGATTTGACTGCACGGTAGTCACGGGAACCGGCGGTGAAAAACCACCATAAAATGAGGGACCATAGAACCGTGGTGTGAACAGGGAGTGCATCACCATGGAAGTCAACAGAATTTGCCCGAAACCGACATGGTGATGATAATACGGTGGTGCCCCTGTATACACCTGGGGGTTTGCGGCGGCCTGCGCGTTCATGGTGTTGTCGTCCTCCTTGACAGCGGAGGCGGTCATGATTTCAATGGATTTATTTTCTACAATATCCCGCCATGCGTCCTGATCGCTGGAGGGTGGATAGGAGGTGACTTCAGAGGGATCAGGCACCCGGATCGACAGTTGCAGAAAGTCGCCGCCTTCAGAAGAATCCTGGGGAATGATCAGCACAGGATCTGCCAATCCATCCTCATTCAGGTCAATGGTGCTGACATTTTTAATTTTATTGGAAAGATTGCTGATAAAAACCTTCACAAACTCTTCTTCGCCAACACCTGCTTCCGAGGTCTCTTTCAAGGCGTCCGCAACCATGGCGGGCACAAGTTTGGGATCCAGATGTTGCGTGAGGTCAACGCCCAGTTTATCAAGCGCTTCCTGACTGAAATTGTCACTGATACCAATGGGCGGACTGTCGCTGTCATAGGCGAGTTGTTTTTTTTCCTTGTCTCCCCCGAAAAAAATCCAGTATCCAGCAAGACACAGGGCAATGATGATGAGACCTTTGGTTGAAAAAAGAGTGTTCAAGAAGCTGTTGGGTTGGTTTTCCATGTGTGAATCCTTTGTAATTCCACCCACTCGTCGTCAAAAATAGAGGCGACCGGAGTGATATCAATATTCAAAATAAAGATGATTGTAAAAATCATTGTTTTTTCTTCTTTGGAGATCCGTTCACTGGACAGCAACGATGTTTTTGAAGCTGAGGCGACATCAATCGAAATCTCCAGTAAGGCTTTTTTATATTCTGTCACCAAGGCCGGAGGCAATTTATCCAGCAAGCGTTTTAAGCTCAATAAATGCAGGATGATATCCTCTGACGTTCCTCTTTTAATTTGCTGGAACAGTTCTTTTTGTTCCATAGGAGCAAGCACCATCAGTTTGATAAACCGGTCACCAAATAATTCCCGCAATTTGTTCAATCCGCGCTGAATGCTCATTTTTTCCTGAAGGGATATGTGAGCGTCGGCATAGCTGACCAGAAAAATAACGAGATAAAATGATTTCTTTAAAATCTCTATTTCACCGTCAGACAGCGACTCCATGGTGCGTGACAGATTACCGGTCACATCGGGCAGATAACGCACGAGAATTTTTTCAATGGTCTCTTCTTTCGAAAGACCTAACCGGTTGGAGTATAAAGACAATCTCTGCCAAACGGGAAATGGCAGAGACAGTTTCAGTGTTTTCTTTTCCTGTGATTCATCCATGCGACCCTTAACCTGGAAAGTAACAATGATCCGTCATGACAGGCGCATGACGGAAGTTTTTTTCAGGTATTTTCCTATTCACGTTGCGGGCCACTCATGACGCATGGTTTGTAATGCCTCAGCAGATACAGCAATGTATTGCCCAGAACCTTACGACTGTAACCTGGCAGAACAAGGCGAGACACTGAACCCAACTTCAGCGCTTCTTCAGGGTTCATCAATTCTTTTTCATAGCGGGTTGTGAGGGCCTGCATGGTTTTATCACGCAGTGCGTTGGCTTCGGCCACCGGCATGCCTTTTTTCAGATTTTCCTGATGGGATTTGAAGATATTCTTCCATTCATCCTTATACACAAACTGTCGTCCGGCAGGCCCCATGACCGCAATCCGCGCGGTGGGTAACGCAAACACAAAATCAGCGCCCACATGATAACTGTTCCAGGAGGCATAGGCCCCGCCAAAGGCATTACGCAAAATCAGGGTGATGCGGGGAACCCGGAGATCGACGATGGAATCCAGTAATTCACGACCCGCCTGCACAATTCCATTGTGTTCCTGCTCTGAGCCGGGCGCAAAACCAACGACATCTTCCAGAAAGATAGTGGGTGTGTTGTAGATGTTGCAGAAGCGGATAAATTTTGCGGCTTTGCGGGCCGCATGAACATCGATATTGCCGGAAGCGACAAGGCTGTTGTTTGCGATGATCCCGACCACATGGCCACCAATACGGCCAAACGCGGTAATGACCTGACGTGCACGCTGAGGTTGAACTTCAAAGTAATCGCCATAATCCACAAACTGCTGAATGAACAGTCTCATATCGAAAGGCGTGTTGAAGCCTGTCACAGGATGGGTGAAACTCTTTCTCAGTAATTTGGATTCTTCCTCAATGAAATCATTCATTGAAAAGGAATTGGGCTTGAACGGGGGTGACGAATGATTGTTGTTTGGCAAATAACCCAGCAAACGCAAGGTTGTACGTAGCGCAGCCAGTTCGTCAGGCGAGGTCAGGTCTACAACACCACTTTGGGAGTGTACTTTAGGTCCGCCGAGGTCATCTGCTGAAATATCTTCGGCCATTGCTTCCTTGACCACATTCGGACCTGTCAGTCCAAAAAAAGTATTGCCCGGTTGAATCAGAAAAGATCCCTGCCGTGGGAGATAGGCTCCACCACCGGCATTGTAGCCGAACATCAGCATAATCGAAGGAACAACACCGCTGATTTTTCGCATGGCGCAAAAGGCCTCGGAATAGCCATCCAGTCCACCAACCCCAGCCGGAACATACGCGCCAGCGGAATCATTCATTCCGATCAAGGGGATTCCATGCTCGCCTGCCATTAAAATCTGGCGTGCCAGTTTTGCTCCATTGGTGGCATCCATGGAACCGGCTCTCACGGTAAAATCATGGCCATACAATGCGACATCCCGACCATCAATATTCAAAATTCCAGTCACGATGGAGGCACCATCCAGTTCGGGTCCCCAGTTCTGAAAGGTAATGTGTGGTTCTTCATGTGTGAGAACCTTGATCCGTTCCCAGACAGTCATTCTGCTTTTCATATGTTGAACGCGAACACGGTCAGGCCCGCCGCCCAACTGCGGTTTCTCAATAAGTTCTTCCGCACGGCTTACCATGGAATCATAAGTTTCTTCCGCCAGATTGACAAAAGTGCGTGGAGGGGGAGCTATTTCAAACGGATTGTCCAGACTGAATTTTTGCATGCAGGCCTCACAGGAACGGGTTAATTGAAAAAAAATTGGTGAGAGTACATTGATAAAGGCTGATTTGGTCAACCTTGTTTAAAATGATTCCGGTATTGTTTTCAAGAGAAATATTTTTCTTCAGGACTATTCAGTCTCCATCAGATAATCGCCTTCAGGCGAGAGGAGCGGGATCAACCAATCTGGAAGTCCTATTGATCCATTCAGATTCACCCCTTTCAGATTTGCCCGTCTTAAATGAATATCCTTGATGCGGGCTTGTCTCAAAATGGCTGATTCCAGATCAGCGCCATTCAAATTGGCTTCTGTCAGAAAGATGCCACTCAGATCGGCATTGATAAACGTGGCGCCATTCAAATCCGCATGGTACGCGAAGGATCCATTGAGCTGCGCTTTATTGAAGTTTGCTTCCTGTCCGTTGATCAATTCCATATTAACCCCCAGTAAGAGTGCGTCTTCCAAAATGGCATTCTCCAGCACGGCTTCCTTGAGTTTTGCTTTGGATAAATTGGCTTGTGACAGATTAGCACCGGTAAAATTTGTTTTTTCCAGATTGGCCTTGGAAAAATTGACACCAGATAAATCTGAAAAACTGAAGTTTGCTCCAGACAGATTGGATTCCTGAAAATCACAATGCTTGTACAGGTGCTTCGGTTTAGGGGCACTGCAATCACCGTCAGGCAATGTTTTAACTTCTGATGCCTGAGGGGGTATGATTGCCTTGGCCTCTTCCGTTTTCGAAGAAAGTCCGGTGTCTGTGGCTTGAGTGGGCTTTTCAGAAATCTGGCTGGCTGGCAATACGGGTTGAACAGGTTTTTCTGTTGGTGTCGGCGGAATGATTGTTACATTTGGATTTTGTTGTAAATTTGATAAATGTCGTTTTGCGTTGAGTTCGCCCTGTTCAGCGGCTTTTTCAAACCATCCGGCGGCCATCGGGATATTTTGTTCCACATATTTCCCCTGTTCATACATCAAACCAAGATAATACTGTGCCGAAACGTGATTTTTTTCAGCGGCTTTGATGTACCATTTATAGGCGGTTTCATAATTCTGGGCCACGCCTCTTCCATAATAATACATGAATCCCAGGTAGTATTGTGCGGATGGGTGGTTTTTTTCAGCGCCTTTATAAAACCATTCAATGGCTGTGGTGAAATTCTGGGCGACACCTTTGCCATAATAATACATGAATCCGATATAATATTGGGCTTCCGGATAGTTCATGCGGGCTGATTTTTCAAACCATTCTACGGCCTTTTCATAATCCTGGGGAATGCCTCTTCCATAATAATACATGAGGCCTAATTCATACATCGCGGCCAGATGATTCTGGTTTGCGGCTTTTTGATACCACTCGACGGCTTTTTCATAGTTCTGAAGCATGTTGTCTGTGCCGTGAAGATAGGCTGTGGCCTTATTATACATCTGCTCGGAGGAAAGTTCTTCCTGAGCCATTGCGGAAAAGCTCCAGAAGAGTATTCCCAGACAAATAAAAACTTTCATGGAGGTTGCTTCCTGAAACAGGTTGAGGTAATGATTTCCAGAACGTATCTTTCAATTTTTTCACGGCAGAGGTCAAGATGAATGTAATTTTTATGGGTACTCCTGAAATGGCGATTCCTTCATTGGTTGGTATTATGGCGGCTGGTGGAATGGTGCAGGCTGTTTATACTCAGCCAGATCGTCCTGCTGGAAGAAAAAAAATCATGACACCTTCTCCCGTGAAACAATTTGCGCTCGACGCCGGGTTGCGTGTGGAAACCCCCGAAAAAATCAGGGATTCCGTGTTTCTGGATCAAATTCGGGAACTTAATCCGGATGTGATTATCGTCTGTGCTTTCGGTCAGATTCTTCCTCAGACACTGCTTGATATCCCGCTGAAGGGGTGCTTCAACTCTCATTTTTCGTTGTTGCCACGCTGGCGGGGGGCGAGTCCGATCCAGGCTTCCATTTTGGCGGGAGATTCGGTTACAGGTGTCACAATCCAGCGGATGGTGCTGAAACTGGATGCGGGACCCGTGGTGATGCGCTCTGAGAAGGAACCCGTTTTGCCCGCAGACACCTTTGAATCCCTGAGCGAGCGTCTTGGCAAAATTTCTGGAATGATGACCGCAACCCTGATCAGAAATCTGGAGCATGGCATGGTTGAAGGACGTGTTCAGGATGAGTCGCAGGTGACATTGTGTAAAATCATTAAAAAAGAAGAGGGGAAAATCAATTGGAATGAGGAGTCCGCAATTCAAATTGAACGTAAATTGAGAGCCTACTCTCAATGGCCGGGAATCTATACCATGGATACCCGACAAAAACGCCTCCAGATCACAAAATTATCCGTTCGGCCTGATCAATTAGTGCCTGGTGTGGTGAATTCCGGCATGATCGTCGGAACAAGGCAAGGCAGTGTGCAAATTCTGGA from SAR324 cluster bacterium carries:
- a CDS encoding acetyl-CoA carboxylase carboxyltransferase subunit, translated to MQKFSLDNPFEIAPPPRTFVNLAEETYDSMVSRAEELIEKPQLGGGPDRVRVQHMKSRMTVWERIKVLTHEEPHITFQNWGPELDGASIVTGILNIDGRDVALYGHDFTVRAGSMDATNGAKLARQILMAGEHGIPLIGMNDSAGAYVPAGVGGLDGYSEAFCAMRKISGVVPSIMLMFGYNAGGGAYLPRQGSFLIQPGNTFFGLTGPNVVKEAMAEDISADDLGGPKVHSQSGVVDLTSPDELAALRTTLRLLGYLPNNNHSSPPFKPNSFSMNDFIEEESKLLRKSFTHPVTGFNTPFDMRLFIQQFVDYGDYFEVQPQRARQVITAFGRIGGHVVGIIANNSLVASGNIDVHAARKAAKFIRFCNIYNTPTIFLEDVVGFAPGSEQEHNGIVQAGRELLDSIVDLRVPRITLILRNAFGGAYASWNSYHVGADFVFALPTARIAVMGPAGRQFVYKDEWKNIFKSHQENLKKGMPVAEANALRDKTMQALTTRYEKELMNPEEALKLGSVSRLVLPGYSRKVLGNTLLYLLRHYKPCVMSGPQRE
- a CDS encoding SEL1-like repeat protein; amino-acid sequence: MKVFICLGILFWSFSAMAQEELSSEQMYNKATAYLHGTDNMLQNYEKAVEWYQKAANQNHLAAMYELGLMYYYGRGIPQDYEKAVEWFEKSARMNYPEAQYYIGFMYYYGKGVAQNFTTAIEWFYKGAEKNHPSAQYYLGFMYYYGRGVAQNYETAYKWYIKAAEKNHVSAQYYLGLMYEQGKYVEQNIPMAAGWFEKAAEQGELNAKRHLSNLQQNPNVTIIPPTPTEKPVQPVLPASQISEKPTQATDTGLSSKTEEAKAIIPPQASEVKTLPDGDCSAPKPKHLYKHCDFQESNLSGANFSFSDLSGVNFSKANLEKTNFTGANLSQANLSKAKLKEAVLENAILEDALLLGVNMELINGQEANFNKAQLNGSFAYHADLNGATFINADLSGIFLTEANLNGADLESAILRQARIKDIHLRRANLKGVNLNGSIGLPDWLIPLLSPEGDYLMETE
- a CDS encoding methionyl-tRNA formyltransferase, translating into MNVIFMGTPEMAIPSLVGIMAAGGMVQAVYTQPDRPAGRKKIMTPSPVKQFALDAGLRVETPEKIRDSVFLDQIRELNPDVIIVCAFGQILPQTLLDIPLKGCFNSHFSLLPRWRGASPIQASILAGDSVTGVTIQRMVLKLDAGPVVMRSEKEPVLPADTFESLSERLGKISGMMTATLIRNLEHGMVEGRVQDESQVTLCKIIKKEEGKINWNEESAIQIERKLRAYSQWPGIYTMDTRQKRLQITKLSVRPDQLVPGVVNSGMIVGTRQGSVQILEVKPEGKALMSAEAFARGYPDLIGSQLL